In Shewanella sp. MR-4, the genomic stretch ACAGAGCCGAAGAAGCACTCAAGCAAGCCTTACGTGCGAACAACATCGAGTTCACCATTTTACCGGGTGAAGGCGCCTTCTACGGTCCTAAGATTGAGTTCACGTTGCACGACTGTTTAGACCGTGCATGGCAGTGCGGTACTGTGCAATTAGACTACGCATTACCGAGCCGTTTAGGGGCAACTTACGTTGCCGAAGATAACAGCCGTCAAACACCTGTGATGATCCATCGTGCGATTTTAGGCTCGTTGGAACGTTTCTTAGGTATTTTGATTGAAGAATACGCTGGTCGCTTCCCAACTTGGTTGGCCCCAATGCAAGTTGTCGTGATGAATATCACCGACAAACAGGCTGATTATGTTGAAGAAGTGGTCAAATTCTTCAAAGAACAAGGTATTCGTGCCTCATTTGACTTGAGGAATGAGAAAATAGGCTTTAAAATACGCGAGCACACCTTAAGGCGTGTTCCTTATTTATTGGTCGTTGGCGATCAGGAAATGGAAAATAAGGAAGTTGCGGTGCGTACACGTGATGGAGTCGATTTAGGTAAGATGCGAATCGAAGATTTCGCCGCCAAGATCCATCAACAAATTTCGCTCCGTAGTCTCAAATTGTTGGAGGAATAGGTCATAAAGATCAAGAAAACAGCAGGGCGTCAGCCGGCCCCTAATAGAATCAATGAAGAAATCACAGGTGTACCTGAAGTACGCTTAACTGGCATTGATGGTGAAGCTATTGGTGTGGTAAGCATCAGAGATGCTCAGAATTTGGCAGATGAAGCGGGTGTAGACCTAGTCGAAATTAGTCCAAACGCTGAACCTCCAGTATGTCGCATTATGGACTACGGTAAGTTCCTATTTGATAAAGCGAAAGCTCAAAAGGAACAAAAGAAGAAGCAAAAACAGGTTCAGGTTAAGGAAATCAAATTCCGTCCTGGAACTGACGAAAACGACTATCAGGTAAAACTACGCAACCTGATACGTTTTCTGGAAGACGGGGACAAAGCGAAAATTACGCTGCGTTTCCGAGGTCGCGAAATGGCTCACCAAAACCTGGGTATGGATCTATTGAACCGTATCAAAACAGACTTGGATGAGTATGCAATTGTTGAATCCTTCCCGAAAATGGAAGGCCGACAAGCCATTATGGTGCTAGCGCCTAAAAAGAAATAAGTAGGGCAACCTATAAAGTAGCGAAGGCTATATGCTTTCGCTCGCCTTGCTTTTTATTTAACATCCCAATGCGGAGTTTTAGTAATGCCTAAAATGAAAACCGACAGAGGTGTAGCGAAGCGTTTTAAGAAAACCGCCAATGGTTTCAAGCGCAAGCAAGCCCATTTACGTCACATTCTGACCAAAAAGAGCACTAAGCGTAAGCGTCACTTACGTAACAAGTGTTTAGTTGCCAAAGTTGACGTTCCAGCAATCGCGCGTCAATTACCATACGCTTAATTTAGGAGATTAGAAAATGCCAAGAGTTAAGCGTGGTGTAACCGCACGTGCTCGTCACAAGAAAGTTTTAAAATTAGCTAAAGGTTATTATGGCGCTCGTAGCCGTACTTACCGCGTTGCTGTTCAAGCAGTAACTAAAGCTGGTCAATATGCTTACCGTGACCGCCGTCAGAAAAAACGTCAATTCCGTCAACTGTGGATTGCACGTATTAATGCTGCAGCTCGTCAAAATGGTCTGTCTTACAGCCGTTTCATCAACGGTCTGAAGAAGGCGTCTATCGAAATCGATCGTAAGATTTTGGCTGACATCGCTGTATTCGACAAAGTTGTATTCGCAACTTTAGTTGAAAAAGCAAAAGAAGCGTTAAACTAAGCAATTAGTTTGTCGCACTTAAGAGGGGACCATTTGGTCCCTTTTTTTGTTGCTGAAGTTGAGGCTTGCTTCAGGCGAGCCATAAAGCAGATAAAAAAATAGCAGGCTGATGCCTGCTATTTTTATTTGAGTGGACACTCGGAAAGACTCACACTCGATTGTTTTACTTTTTAGCGTCTAAGTAACGTTCTGCATCTAATGCAGCCATACAACCTGTACCCGCAGAGGTA encodes the following:
- the rplT gene encoding 50S ribosomal protein L20, translated to MPRVKRGVTARARHKKVLKLAKGYYGARSRTYRVAVQAVTKAGQYAYRDRRQKKRQFRQLWIARINAAARQNGLSYSRFINGLKKASIEIDRKILADIAVFDKVVFATLVEKAKEALN
- the rpmI gene encoding 50S ribosomal protein L35 translates to MPKMKTDRGVAKRFKKTANGFKRKQAHLRHILTKKSTKRKRHLRNKCLVAKVDVPAIARQLPYA
- the infC gene encoding translation initiation factor IF-3, with product MKIKKTAGRQPAPNRINEEITGVPEVRLTGIDGEAIGVVSIRDAQNLADEAGVDLVEISPNAEPPVCRIMDYGKFLFDKAKAQKEQKKKQKQVQVKEIKFRPGTDENDYQVKLRNLIRFLEDGDKAKITLRFRGREMAHQNLGMDLLNRIKTDLDEYAIVESFPKMEGRQAIMVLAPKKK